Proteins encoded within one genomic window of Balaenoptera ricei isolate mBalRic1 chromosome 10, mBalRic1.hap2, whole genome shotgun sequence:
- the TMEM121B gene encoding transmembrane protein 121B, producing the protein MRPAPGAPRAAPPPARLQPRFPRGRSGSGSSGGGSGGDTGSGSGSGSSAGAEREDDDESASISRPLVPAGPPGSAATSCASTPTSPRSMTAADLGAGAVAGAVGGAGGASPGPSCRSCCCCCCGRRARPGRGGGRRGCAPGPGCRWGYQALSVALLLAQGGLLDVYLIAVTDLYWCSWVATDLVVAAGWAIFFAKNSRGRRGAAHTHHPHHPHAAPLHLPAAPAAAAGAKARGGRGGAGGPGPAGAAGAAGEFAFAYLAWLIYSIAFTPKVVLILGTSILDLIELRAPFGTTGFRLTLALSAPLLYCLVRAIGEAGATPGSAGPLLLQPQRHRAAGCFLGTCLDLLDSSALVELMLDGRAPLPAHLRYLLLAAYFLALASPVLWLHELHAAAASPRGRASRPGGCSRLLRLLGGCLVDVPLLALRCLLAVSYQQPLSVFMLKNLFFLGCRGLEALEGCWDREPPASPSRAWVGYGAPPSAPSAPGAPQLGHCVSEDEGGAHGYVNTLAVASQN; encoded by the coding sequence ATGCGCCCCGCGCCCGGCGCCCCCCgcgcggccccgccccccgcccggcTGCAGCCCCGGTTCCCGCGCGGCCGGAGCGGCTCgggcagcagcggcggcggcagcggcggcgacaccggcagcggcagcggcagcggcagcagcgCGGGCGCCGAGCGGGAGGACGACGACGAGAGCGCCAGCATCAGCAGGCCGCTGGTGCCCGCCGGGCCCCCGGGGAGCGCCGCCACCTCCTGCGCCTCCACGCCCACCTCCCCGCGTAGCATGACCGCCGCCGACCTGGGCGCGGGCGCCGTGGCCGGGGCCGTCGGGGGCGCGGGCGGCGCCAGCCCCGGCCCCTCCTGCCGTTcgtgttgctgctgctgctgcggtCGCCGGGCCCGGCCGGGCCGCGGGGGTGGGCGCCGCGGCTGCGCCCCCGGCCCGGGCTGCCGCTGGGGCTACCAGGCGCTGTCCGTGGCGCTGCTGCTGGCGCAGGGCGGCCTGCTGGACGTGTACCTCATCGCTGTCACCGACCTGTACTGGTGCTCCTGGGTCGCCACCGACCTGGTGGTCGCGGCGGGCTGGGCCATCTTCTTCGCCAAGAACAGCCGGGGCCGTCGGGGCGCCGCGCACACCCACCACCCGCACCACCCGCACGCCGCGCCCCTGCACctgcccgccgcccccgccgccgctgcCGGGGCCAAGGCGCGCGGCGGCCGCGGGGGCGCGGGCGGCCCGGGGCCGGCGGGGGCGGCCGGCGCGGCCGGCGAGTTCGCCTTCGCCTACCTGGCCTGGCTCATCTACTCCATCGCCTTCACGCCCAAGGTGGTGCTCATCCTGGGCACGTCCATCCTGGACCTCATCGAGCTGCGCGCGCCCTTCGGCACCACAGGCTTCCGCCTCACCCTGGCGCTCTCGGCGCCGCTGCTCTACTGCCTGGTGCGGGCCATCGGAGAGGCGGGCGCCACCCCCGGCTCCGCGGGCCCCCTGCTCCTGCAGCCCCAGCGGCACCGCGCCGCCGGCTGCTTCCTGGGCACGTGCCTGGACCTGCTGGACAGCTCCGCCCTGGTGGAGCTGATGCTGGACGGCCGCGCGCCGCTGCCCGCGCACCTGCGCTACCTGCTCCTCGCCGCCTACTTCCTCGCGCTCGCCTCGCCGGTGCTCTGGCTCCACGAGCTCCACGCCGCTGCCGCCTCGCCCCGGGGCCGGGCCTCGCGGCCGGGAGGCTGCAGCCGCCTGCTGCGCCTGCTGGGCGGCTGCCTCGTGGACGTACCCTTGCTGGCGCTGCGCTGCCTGTTGGCCGTGAGCTACCAGCAGCCGCTCTCCGTCTTCATGCTCAAGAACCTCTTCTTCCTCGGCTGCCGCGGCCTGGAGGCCCTGGAGGGCTGCTGGGACAGGGAGCCCCCAGCGTCCCCGAGTCGGGCCTGGGTGGGCTACGGCGCTCCGCCCTCCGCCCCGTCGGCGCCGGGAGCCCCCCAGCTGGGCCACTGCGTCTCGGAGGACGAGGGGGGCGCCCACGGCTACGTCAACACCCTGGCTGTGGCTTCCCAAAACTGA
- the IL17RA gene encoding interleukin-17 receptor A isoform X2, which produces MKITTPCVSSGSLWDPSLTVETLEARQLRLSFTPWNESTKYQILLDSFLPAENRSCFQRVMDLTVPAQEATRQCCNVTLTLPDLSWCCRHHVQIQPFFSSCLNDCLRHSVAVPCPEVLHTPDGVEDYVPLWVSGCIPGLSILLVGSVILLVVCMAWRLPGSHHRKYENGTRCTDVLPAATSLSPPPLKPRKVWIVYSADHPLYVDVVLKFTQFLLTVCGTEVALDLLEEQAISEAGVMTWVGRRKQEVVEGNSKVIVLCSRGTRAKWQAILGGEDATVQLRCDRGKPAGDLFTAAMNMILPDFKRPACFGTYIVCYFSDISCKADIPELFNITSCYALMDKFEEVYFRIQDLEMFGPGRMHRVGVLTAQNYLQSPGGQQLREAVQRFRRWQAQCPDWFQLENLCSADDQDLPSLDEEAFEEPPPGGGIVRQEPLVLEPASQGSLLVELLLAGDRGGPSRLEPQPWPQEQPAAQTLQTTVVPVDRAPPAQAVEPVPQAVRSGAASRLALAGGDEARPLLGGWGPGRNSILFLPVHPEDPPVRSSPAGRPDGSVLPPPQQSPSCQDVRAPPGEEQRRSVQSDQGYISRSSPQLPDDDDGDRGGGPGAQPLYPEGLESLRRLQLQLFLQELRKNPGLEPKGPPRGASPAQGGEHVCP; this is translated from the exons ATGAAGATCACCACGCCCTGCGTGAGCTCAG GCAGCCTGTGGGACCCCAGCCTCACTGTGGAGACCCTCGAGGCCCGCCAGCTGCGGCTGAGCTTCACCCCGTGGAACGAGTCCACCAAATACCAGATCCTGCTGGACAGCTTTCTACCCGCGGAGAACCGGAGCTGCTTCCAGCGCGTCATGGATCTGACCGTG CCTGCACAGGAGGCCACCCGGCagtgctgcaacgtcacgctcaCCCTGCCAGACCTCAGCTGGTGCTGCCGTCACCACGTgcag ATCCAGCCCTTCTTCAGCAGCTGCCTCAACGACTGCCTCCGACACTCGGTGGCCGTGCCCTGCCCAGAGGTCCTGCACACCCCAG ACGGCGTCGAAG ACTACGTGCCCCTGTGGGTCTCCGGGTGCATCCCCGGCCTCTCCATCCTGCTGGTGGGTTCCGTCATCCTGCTGGTCGTCTGCATGGCCTGGCGGCTGCCGG ggTCCCatcacagaaaatatgaaaacgGCACCAGATGCACAG ACGTCCTGCCCGCTGCCACCAGCCTGAGCCCCCCACCCTTGAAGCCCAGGAAGGTGTGGATCGTTTACTCGGCCGATCACCCCCTCTACGTGGACGTGGTCCTAAAGTTCACCCAGTTCCTGCTCACCGTGTGCGGCACCGAAGTGGCCCTCGACCTGCTGGAGGAACAGGCCATCTCGGAGGCGGGGGTCATGACCTGGGTGGGCCGCCGGAAGCAGGAAGTGGTGGAGGGCAACTCCAAGGTCATCGTCCTGTGCTCCCGAGGCACCCGGGCCAAGTGGCAGGCCATTCTCGGCGGGGAGGACGCCACCGTCCAGCTTCGCTGTGACCGCGGGAAGCCCGCGGGGGACCTGTTCACGGCGGCCATGAACATGATCCTGCCGGACTTCAAGAGGCCGGCCTGCTTCGGCACCTACATCGTCTGCTACTTCAGTGACATCAGCTGCAAGGCCGACATCCCCGAGCTCTTCAACATCACCTCCTGCTACGCGCTCATGGACAAGTTTGAGGAGGTCTACTTCCGCATCCAGGACCTGGAGATGTTCGGGCCGGGCCGCATGCACCGCGTCGGGGTGCTCACGGCCCAGAACTACCTGCAGAGCCCCGGCGGCCAGCAGCTCCGCGAGGCCGTGCAGCGCTTCCGACGCTGGCAGGCCCAGTGCCCCGACTGGTTCCAGCTCGAGAACCTCTGCTCGGCAGACGACCAGGACCTCCCGTCCCTGGATGAGGAGGCCTTCGAGGAGCCGCCGCCGGGAGGAGGGATCGTCCGGCAGGAGCCGCTGGTGCTGGAACCCGCCTCCCAGGGCAGCCTGCTGGTGGAGCTGCTCCTCGCGGGGGACAGAGGGGGCCCATCGCGGCTGGAGCCCCAGCCTTGGCCCCAGGAGCAGCCGGCGGCCCAGACGCTCCAGACCACGGTGGTCCCGGTGGACAGGGCCCCTCCGGCGCAGGCGGTGGAGCCCGTGCCTCAGGCCGTCAGGAGCGGTGCCGCCAGCCGGCTGGCCCTGGCTGGGGGAGACGAGGCCCGCCCGCTCCTGGGCGGCTGGGGCCCTGGGCGGAACAGCATCCTCTTCCTCCCCGTGCACCCCGAGGACCCGCCCGTCCGCAGCAGCCCCGCGGGGCGGCCGGACGGCTCCGTGCTGCCGCCCCCGCAGCAGAGCCCGAGCTGCCAGGACGTGCGCGCACCCCCTGGGGAGGAGCAGCGGCGGTCGGTGCAGTCGGACCAGGGCTACATCTCCAGGAGCTCCCCGCAGCTCCCGGACGACGACGACGGGGACCGGGGCGGGGGGCCGGGCGCGCAGCCGCTGTATCCCGAGGGCCTGGAGAGCCTGCGGCGCCTGCAGCTGCAGCTCTTCCTCCAGGAGCTCCGCAAGAACCCTGGCCTGGAGCCCAAGGGGCCGCCGCGTGGGGCCTCCCCCGCCCAGGGCGGTGAGCACGTGTGTCCGTAG